Below is a window of Streptomyces genisteinicus DNA.
GCCGGAGCCCTTCCTGGTGGCGGCGACGCAGAACCCCGTCGAGTACGAGGGCACTTACCCGCTCCCCGAGGCTCAGCTGGACCGATTCCTCCTCAAGCTGACGGTGCCCCTCCCCACCCGCGACGACGAGATCAGCGTCCTGACCCGCCACGCCGCCGGATTCGACCCGCGCGACCTCACGGCTGCGGGGGTGCGTCCCGTGGCCGGCCCCGAAGACCTGGAAGCCGCCAGGAACGCCGTCGCCAAGACCTCGGTGTCGGCCGAGATCGCCGGCTACGTCGTCGACGTCTGCCGGGCCACACGTGAGTCCCCGTCACTCTCTCTGGGCGTCTCGCCGCGCGGTGCGACCGCCCTGCTCTCCACCGCCCGCGCCTGGGCCTGGCTCACCGGTCGTGACTACGTCATCCCCGACGATGTGAAAGCCCTCGCGCTCCCCACTCTGCGCCACCGGATCCAGCTCCGGCCGGAAGCGGAGATGGAAGGAGTCACTCCCGACTCCGTCATCACCGCGATCCTCGCCCACGTCCCGGTCCCCCGCTGAGGCACTGATGGCCCTCACTGGACGGACTGCGCTGCTCGCCGCCCTCGGCTCACTCCCCGTAGGCATCCTCGCCCCCAGCTGGACGGGGATGCTCGCTGTCAACGCGCCCCTCTCACTGGCAATCCTGTGCGACTACGCACTCGCCGCGCCAGTGCGCACGCTGCGTTTCACCCGTTCCGGTGACACATCAGTTCGACTCGGTGACGCGGCTCAGGTGCATCTCGCGGTCACCAACCCCTCGTCCCGTCCATTGCGTGCCGATCTCCGGGACGCCTGGCCGCCGAGCAGCTGGCCTGCGGAGGCGCCCCCGGAGGCGTCACGCCACCGGGTGCGCGTCCCTGCCGGGGAGCGGCGCCGCGTGACGACCCTGCTGCGCCCCAGCCGCCGGGGGGACCGTCACTCCGCCCAGGTCACGGTCCGGTCCTACGGCCCGCTGGGCCTGGCCGCGCGACAGGGCGGCCACAGGATTCCCTGGACGGTGCGGGTGCTGCCGGCGTTCGAGAGCCGCAAGCACCTTCCGTCACGGCTGGCCCGTCTCCGTGAACTCGACGGGCGGACGAGCGTCCTCGTCCGGGGACAGGGGACGGAGTTCGACAGCCTCAGGGACTACGTGCCCGGTGACGACACGCGCTCCATCGACTGGCGAGCGACCGCCCGCAGGAGTGCCGTCGCGGTCCGTACCTGGCGGCCCGAGCGGGACCGCCACATCCTTCTGGTCCTGGACACCGGCCGCACCGCGGCGGGCCGTGTCGGGGACGTACCGCGCCTCGACGCCTCCATGGACGCCGCGCTGCTTCTCGCGGCCCTGGCATCGCGTGCGGGTGACCGCGTCGGTCTGCTGGCCTACGACCGGCGCGTGCGGGCCCGCGTACAGGCGCGGGCCGCCGGAGACGTGCTCCCTGCGATGGTCGGCGCCATGGCTCCGCTCGAGGCCGAACTGGTCGAGACGGATGCGCGGGGACTGAGCGCGGCCGCTCTGGGCAGCGCGCCGCGGGGTTCCTTGATCGTGCTGCTCACCGGCCTGGACGCGTCTTCCGTCGAGGACGGTCTGCTGCCGGTGCTTCCCCAGCTCACCCGGCGCCACACCGTGGTCGTCGCCTCGGTCGCCGATCCCCACGTCGAGCGGATGACAAGGTCCCGGGGCAGCGCGCAGAGCGTCTACGAGGCCGCCGCGGGGACGCAGGCGCACCACCAGCGGCAGCGGACCGCGGAGCTGCTTCGGCGGCACGGTGTCACCGTCGTCGACGCCACCCCGGAGACGTTCGCGCCGGCGGTGGCGGATGCCTATCTCGCTCTCAAGGCGGCCGGCCGGCTCTGAGCTCCGAACACGCTGTCCGGTCACCGTGCGAGACAGGTGACCGGACCGCAGGTCGTCCCGTGCCTCTCCTTGCCCGGCCTTCATGCCCCGCGCGTCAGGCATGTGTCCGTCCGGGATGCGCGGGATTCGGCGGTGAACGCAGAAAAGCCCCGGAACAAGGTTCCGGGGCTTCCCCACAATGATTGTTCGGCGGCGTCCTACTCTCCCACAGGGTCCCCCCTGCAGTACCATCGGCGCTGAAAGGCTTAGCTTCCGGGTTCGGAATGTAACCGGGCGTTTCCCTAACGCTATGACCACCGAAACACTATGAAGATGTCGAACTACCAGCCGGCAAAGGCGAGTTCGTTACTTCAGAACTAACACAGTGGACGCGAGCAACTGAGGACAAGCCCTCGGCCTATTAGTACCGGTCAACTCCACCAGTTACCTGGCTTCCATATCCGGCCTATCAACCCAGTCGTCTACTGGGAGCCTTACCCTCTCAAGGAGGTGGGAGTCCTCATCTCGAAGCAGGCTTCCCGCTTAGATGCTTTCAGCGGTTATCCTTTCCGAACGTAGCCAACCAGCCATGCCCTTGGCAGGACAACTGGCACACCAGAGGTTCGTCCGTCCCGGTCCTCTCGTACTAGGGACAGCCCTTCTCAAGACTCCTACGCGCACAGCGGATAGGGACCGAACTGTCTCACGACGTTCTAAACCCAGCTCGCGTACCGCTTTAATGGGCGAACAGCCCAACCCTTGGGACCGACTCCAGCCCCAGGATGCGACGAGCCGACATCGAGGTGCCAAACCATCCCGTCGATATGGACTCTTGGGGAAGATCAGCCTGTTATCCCCGGGGTACCTTTTATCCGTTGAGCGACGGCGCTTCCACAAGCCACCGCCGGATCACTAGTCCCGACTTTCGTCCCTGCTCGACCCGTCGGTCTCACAGTCAAGCTCCCTTGTGCACTTACACTCAACACCTGATTGCCAACCAGGCTGAGGGAACCTTTGGGCGCCTCCGTTACCCTTTGGGAGGCAACCGCCCCAGTTAAACTACCCATCAGACACTGTCCCTGATCCGGATCACGGACCCAGGTTAGACATCCAGCACGACCAGAGTGGTATTTCAACGACGACTCCACAACCACTGGCGTGGCCGCTTCAAAGTCTCCCACCTATCCTACACAAGCCGAACCGAACACCAATATCAAACTGTAGTAAAGGTCCCGGGGTCTTTCCGTCCTGCTGCGCGAAACGAGCATCTTTACTCGTAGTGCAATTTCACCGGGCCTATGGTTGAGACAGTCGAGAAGTCGTTACGCCATTCGTGCAGGTCGGAACTTACCCGACAAGGAATTTCGCTACCTTAGGATGGTTATAGTTACCACCGCCGTTTACTGGCGCTTAAGTTCTCAGCTTCGCCCGGACGAATCCAAGCTAACCGGTCCCCTTAACGTTCCAGCACCGGGCAGGCGTCAGTCCGTATACATCGCCTTACGGCTTCGCACGGACCTGTGTTTTTAGTAAACAGTCGCTTCTCGCTGGTCTCTGCGGCCACCCCCAGCTCAGAGTGCAAAACTCATCACCAGGAATGGCCCCCCTTCTCCCGAAGTTACGGGGGCATTTTGCCGAGTTCCTTAACCATAGTTCACCCGAACGCCTCGGTATTCTCTACCTGACCACCTGAGTCGGTTTAGGGTACGGGCCGCCATGAAACTCGCTAGAGGCTTTTCTCGACAGCATAGGATCATCCACTTCACCACAATCGGCTCGGCATCAGGTCTCAGCCTTAATGTGTGACGGATTTGCCTATCACACGGCCTACACCCTTACCCCGGGACAACCACCGCCCGGGCTGGACTACCTTCCTGCGTCACCCCATCGCTTACCTACTACCACCTTGGGTCAGCGGCTCCACCACTCCGACCTCGTCCGAAGACTCAGCCGGCGGCTTCACGGCCTTAGCATTAATGGGCTCGATATTGGGCGTTTCAAAGCGGGTACCGGAATATCAACCGGTTGTCCATCGACTACGCCTGTCGGCCTCGCCTTAGGTCCCGACTTACCCTGGGCAGATCAGCTTGACCCAGGAACCCTTAGTCAATCGGCGCACACGTTTCTCACGTGTGTATCGCTACTCATGCCTGCATTCTCACTCGTGAACCGTCCACAACTCGCTTCCGCGGCTGCTTCACCCGGCACACGACGCTCCCCTACCCATCACAGCACCCGTTGGGGCTATACGCTGCAATGACACGACTTCGGCGGTACGCTTGAGCCCCGCTACATTGTCGGCGCGGAATCACTTGACCAGTGAGCTATTACGCACTCTTTCAAGGGTGGCTGCTTCTAAGCCAACCTCCTGGTTGTCTCTGCGACTCCACATCCTTTCCCACTTAGCGTACGCTTAGGGGCCTTAGTCGATGCTCTGGGCTGTTTCCCTCTCGACCATGGAGCTTATCCCCCACAGTCTCACTGCCGCGCTCTCACTTACCGGCATTCGGAGTTTGGCTAAGGTCAGTAACCCGGTAGGGCCCATCGCCTATCCAGTGCTCTACCTCCGGCAAGAAACACACGACGCTGCACCTAAATGCATTTCGGGGAGAACCAGCTATCACGGAGTTTGATTGGCCTTTCACCCCTAACCACAGGTCATCCCCCAGGTTTTCAACCCTGGTGGGTTCGGTCCTCCACGAAGTCTTACCTCCGCTTCAACCTGCCCATGGCTAGATCACTCCGCTTCGGGTCTTGAGCGCGCTACTGAATCGCCCTGTTCGGACTCGCTTTCGCTACGGCTTCCCCACACGGGTTAACCTCGCAACACACCGCAAACTCGCAGGCTCATTCTTCAAAAGGCACGCAGTCACGACTGCATGTGCAAGCACATACAGCGACGCTCCCACGGCTTGTAGGCACACGGTTTCAGGTACTATTTCACTCCGCTCCCGCGGTACTTTTCACCATTCCCTCACGGTACTATCCGCTATCGGTCACCAGGGAATATTTAGGCTTAGCGGGTGGTCCCGCCAGATTCACACGGGATTTCTCGGGCCCCGTGCTACTTGGGTGTCTCTTAAACGAGCCGCTGATGTTTCAGCTACGGGGGTCTTACCCTCTACGCCGGACCTTTCGCATGTCCTTCGCCTACATCAACGGTTTCTGACTCGTCCCACGGCCGGCAGACCGCAGAAAAGAGATCCCACAACCCCCACGACGCAACCCCTGCCGGGTCTCACACGTCGTAGGTTTGGCCTCATCCGGTTTCGCTCGCCACTACTCCCGGAATCACGGTTGTTTTCTCTTCCTGAGGGTACTGAGATGTTTCACTTCCCCTCGTTCCCTCCACACTGCCTATGTGTTCAGCAGCGGGTGACAGCCCATGACGACTGCCGGGTTTCCCCATTCGGAAACCCCCGGATCAAAGCCTGGTTGACGACTCCCCGGGGACTATCGTGGCCTCCCACGTCCTTCATCGGTTCCTGGTGCCAAGGCATCCACCGTGCGCCCTTAAAAACTTGGCCACAGATGCTCGCGTCCACTGTGTAGTTCTCAAACAACGACCAGCCACCCACCACCCCACCCCGAAGGGCGAGTTCACTGGGGCCGGCATCCCGAAGGACGAGCAAACGCTCGCACCCTCAGACACCCAACAGCGCGCCAGGCACGAGCCCCGTCCGCATCTCCCGTTCCACGCCGAAGCAGTACTGGGAAGACCATCAGGTCACTCGCGCCAAATAATCAACGTTCCACCCATGAGCAACCGTGCGAGTCATTCGCTCGCAGTCGGCTATGTGCTCCTTAGAAAGGAGGTGATCCAGCCGCACCTTCCGGTACGGCTACCTTGTTACGACTTCGTCCCAATCGCCAGTCCCACCTTCGACAGCTCCCTCCCACAAGGGGTTGGGCCACCGGCTTCGGGTGTTACCGACTTTCGTGACGTGACGGGCGGTGTGTACAAGGCCCGGGAACGTATTCACCGCAGCAATGCTGATCTGCGATTACTAGCAACTCCGACTTCATGGGGTCGAGTTGCAGACCCCAATCCGAACTGAGACCGGCTTTTTGAGATTCGCTCCGCCTCACGGCTTCGCAGCTCTTTGTACCGGCCATTGTAGCACGTGTGCAGCCCAAGACATAAGGGGCATGATGACTTGACGTCGTCCCCACCTTCCTCCGAGTTGACCCCGGCAGTCTCCTGTGAGTCCCCATCACCCCGAAGGGCATGCTGGCAACACAGAACAAGGGTTGCGCTCGTTGCGGGACTTAACCCAACATCTCACGACACGAGCTGACGACAGCCATGCACCACCTGTATACCGACCACAAGGGGGCGACCATCTCTGGCCGTTTCCGGTATATGTCAAGCCTTGGTAAGGTTCTTCGCGTTGCGTCGAATTAAGCCACATGCTCCGCTGCTTGTGCGGGCCCCCGTCAATTCCTTTGAGTTTTAGCCTTGCGGCCGTACTCCCCAGGCGGGGAACTTAATGCGTTAGCTGCGGCACCGACGACGTGGAATGTCGCCAACACCTAGTTCCCAACGTTTACGGCGTGGACTACCAGGGTATCTAATCCTGTTCGCTCCCCACGCTTTCGCTCCTCAGCGTCAGTAATGGCCCAGAGATCCGCCTTCGCCACCGGTGTTCCTCCTGATATCTGCGCATTTCACCGCTACACCAGGAATTCCGATCTCCCCTACCACACTCTAGCCTGCCCGTATCGAATGCAGACCCGGGGTTAAGCCCCGAGCTTTCACATCCGACGCGACAAGCCGCCTACGAGCTCTTTACGCCCAATAATTCCGGACAACGCTTGCGCCCTACGTATTACCGCGGCTGCTGGCACGTAGTTAGCCGGCGCTTCTTCTGCAGGTACCGTCACTTTCGCTTCTTCCCTGCTGAAAGAGGTTTACAACCCGAAGGCCGTCATCCCTCACGCGGCGTCGCTGCATCAGGCTTTCGCCCATTGTGCAATATTCCCCACTGCTGCCTCCCGTAGGAGTCTGGGCCGTGTCTCAGTCCCAGTGTGGCCGGTCGCCCTCTCAGGCCGGCTACCCGTCGTCGCCTTGGTAGGCCATCACCCCACCAACAAGCTGATAGGCCGCGGGCTCATCCTGCACCGCCGGAGCTTTTAACCCACCGAGATGCCTCGGCGGGTGTTATCCGGTATTAGACCCCGTTTCCAGGGCTTGTCCCAGAGTGCAGGGCAGATTGCCCACGTGTTACTCACCCGTTCGCCACTAATCCACCCCGAAGGGCTTCATCGTTCGACTTGCATGTGTTAAGCACGCCGCCAGCGTTCGTCCTGAGCCAGGATCAAACTCTCCATGAATGTCTACTCGGCCAGTAAATTAATACAGCCGGTGGAACACCACGTAAGAGCGGAACGGTCGGGCGGAATAAGCCCCACCGTTCACAGCGTCCTCGCTGTGTCGCCTGCACGCACCCACACAAGGTGGACCGGACAGGTCTTTTCAAAGGAACCTCGACCATCCAAACCGGATGGACGGGGTATCAACATATCTGGCGTTGATTTTTGGCACGCTGTTGAGTTCTCAAGGAACGGACGCTTCCTTTGTACTCACCCTCTCGGGCTTTCCTCCGGGCGCTTCCCTTTGGTCTTGCGTTTCCGACTCTATCAGATCTTTCCGATCCGATTTCCTCGGCCTTTCTGCTGCTTTCCGGGCTTTTCTTCCCTTCCGGCGGTTCCGACTCTATCAGACTCTTTCGGGCCTGATTCCCGGTCGGCGGGAGCGCTTTCAAGGAATCCGCTTTCGCGATTTCTTTTCCGGCGATCCGACTTTATCAGAACCTTTTCGCACCGAACGCGTCGGCCCGCAGTCCCTGA
It encodes the following:
- a CDS encoding AAA family ATPase → MSAPTPETADHPDRARASLEALRAEIAKAVVGQDPAVTGLVVALLCRGHVLLEGVPGVAKTLLVRALAASLELDTKRVQFTPDLMPSDVTGSLVYDTHTSEFSFQQGPVFTNLLLADEINRTPPKTQSSLLEAMEERQVTVDGTARRLPEPFLVAATQNPVEYEGTYPLPEAQLDRFLLKLTVPLPTRDDEISVLTRHAAGFDPRDLTAAGVRPVAGPEDLEAARNAVAKTSVSAEIAGYVVDVCRATRESPSLSLGVSPRGATALLSTARAWAWLTGRDYVIPDDVKALALPTLRHRIQLRPEAEMEGVTPDSVITAILAHVPVPR
- a CDS encoding DUF58 domain-containing protein, with the translated sequence MALTGRTALLAALGSLPVGILAPSWTGMLAVNAPLSLAILCDYALAAPVRTLRFTRSGDTSVRLGDAAQVHLAVTNPSSRPLRADLRDAWPPSSWPAEAPPEASRHRVRVPAGERRRVTTLLRPSRRGDRHSAQVTVRSYGPLGLAARQGGHRIPWTVRVLPAFESRKHLPSRLARLRELDGRTSVLVRGQGTEFDSLRDYVPGDDTRSIDWRATARRSAVAVRTWRPERDRHILLVLDTGRTAAGRVGDVPRLDASMDAALLLAALASRAGDRVGLLAYDRRVRARVQARAAGDVLPAMVGAMAPLEAELVETDARGLSAAALGSAPRGSLIVLLTGLDASSVEDGLLPVLPQLTRRHTVVVASVADPHVERMTRSRGSAQSVYEAAAGTQAHHQRQRTAELLRRHGVTVVDATPETFAPAVADAYLALKAAGRL